In Synechococcus sp. KORDI-100, a single window of DNA contains:
- a CDS encoding inositol monophosphatase family protein, which translates to MSRSICRDSAVAAGLDDIQLKRLAEVARTTADRGGQELMRHYGKLSSVENKGRLGDLVTNADLAAERIVLQALEATTPEIAVLAEESGAQGEQDGLRWCVDPLDGTTNFAHGYPFFATSIGLTWKQQPILGAIAVPFLNETYWAAPGIGAFCNDQSIRVSACRQLDDALLVTGFAYDRHTRLDNNYAEFCWFTHRTHGVRRGGAAAVDLAFVATGRQDGYWERGLAPWDLAAGVALVELAGGIVSGYKGEPFDINTGRILACGPDLHQQMVEGLAEVTPLDGTSYGAPEIQTMGA; encoded by the coding sequence ATGTCCCGTTCGATCTGCAGGGATTCAGCCGTTGCTGCTGGGCTAGATGACATCCAACTGAAACGACTGGCTGAGGTGGCCCGCACCACGGCCGATCGAGGCGGCCAGGAATTGATGCGCCATTACGGGAAGCTCTCCAGCGTTGAAAACAAGGGACGCCTGGGCGACCTGGTGACCAACGCCGATCTTGCTGCCGAACGCATCGTGCTTCAGGCACTCGAAGCCACAACACCTGAGATCGCTGTGCTGGCCGAGGAAAGTGGCGCGCAAGGCGAACAGGATGGTCTTCGTTGGTGTGTGGATCCTCTCGATGGCACCACCAACTTCGCCCACGGTTATCCCTTCTTTGCCACGTCCATCGGGCTCACCTGGAAACAGCAGCCGATTCTCGGGGCCATCGCCGTTCCTTTTCTCAACGAGACCTACTGGGCAGCCCCCGGGATCGGGGCCTTCTGCAACGACCAGAGCATTCGAGTCAGTGCCTGCCGTCAACTGGACGATGCCTTGCTTGTGACCGGTTTCGCCTACGACCGGCATACCCGCCTGGACAACAACTACGCCGAGTTCTGCTGGTTCACCCATCGCACCCACGGAGTCCGTCGAGGGGGAGCGGCGGCGGTTGATCTCGCGTTTGTCGCCACCGGGCGGCAGGACGGTTACTGGGAACGAGGACTCGCTCCATGGGATCTGGCGGCTGGCGTCGCCTTGGTTGAGCTGGCCGGCGGCATCGTGAGTGGATACAAAGGCGAGCCGTTTGATATCAACACAGGTCGGATCCTGGCCTGTGGTCCCGACCTTCATCAACAGATGGTTGAGGGCCTCGCCGAGGTGACGCCTCTGGACGGAACCAGTTACGGAGCCCCTGAGATTCAGACCATGGGAGCTTGA
- the ggpS gene encoding glucosylglycerol-phosphate synthase — MAEIEGGSSFIILYHRTPFDEGKNESGERIWIDQKSPNGIIPTLRNLFRGSTDGTWIAWRRVDHPEQVEDERITMDNPSHFTLRRIPLHDKQISSFYHVTSKESFWPILHTFPTHFNVNNADWAIFEEVNQRFADAACREASHGAIVWVHDYNLWLAPGFIRAQRPDLKIAFFHHTPFPSNDVFAILPWREQILESLLCCDIVGFHIPRYTENFARAASTLIGCERGPKRPVDSKFITVGTALSEATVTDWLQHNGRRIQLLSSPVGTSPDVIQQLSWSASVENYGELIVQDTKKGRKLILSASRVDYTKGNEELLLAFERLLERRSDLHGEVVLMLACVAAASGMKIYEDTQRSIEEIAGRINGRFSQIDWVPIRFSTRRIPYEEMIAWFSHADVCWITPLRDGLNLVAKEYAAARKHRGGVLVLSEFTGASVVLEGAVLTNPYSNRRMDDAIESALSMSEEEQRERMGWMTDAVERYTVKDWADEQLAGFPQPVAP; from the coding sequence ATGGCGGAAATTGAAGGTGGCAGTTCATTCATCATTCTTTATCACCGCACACCGTTTGACGAGGGTAAGAACGAATCAGGCGAACGTATTTGGATCGATCAAAAAAGTCCTAATGGGATTATCCCAACCCTCAGAAACTTATTTCGGGGAAGTACAGATGGCACCTGGATTGCTTGGCGACGTGTTGATCACCCGGAACAAGTTGAGGACGAACGCATCACAATGGACAATCCGTCCCACTTCACACTGAGGCGGATTCCTCTTCACGACAAACAGATATCAAGCTTTTATCACGTCACATCGAAAGAATCTTTCTGGCCAATTCTTCATACATTTCCAACCCATTTCAACGTTAACAACGCTGATTGGGCGATTTTTGAGGAAGTCAATCAACGCTTCGCTGATGCCGCCTGCCGCGAAGCCTCCCACGGCGCCATCGTTTGGGTTCATGACTACAACCTCTGGCTGGCTCCAGGTTTCATCCGTGCCCAACGCCCGGATCTCAAAATCGCTTTCTTCCACCACACACCATTTCCAAGCAACGATGTTTTCGCCATCCTTCCCTGGCGTGAACAGATCCTTGAGAGTCTTCTCTGTTGCGACATCGTTGGTTTTCACATCCCGAGATACACCGAAAACTTTGCACGTGCGGCCAGCACACTGATCGGTTGTGAGCGCGGACCGAAACGCCCCGTCGACAGCAAGTTCATCACTGTTGGCACGGCTCTCTCGGAAGCCACGGTCACGGACTGGTTGCAGCACAACGGTCGTCGGATCCAGCTGCTCAGCTCACCGGTGGGGACGTCACCCGATGTGATTCAGCAGCTCAGCTGGAGCGCATCTGTCGAAAACTACGGTGAATTGATTGTTCAGGACACAAAAAAGGGGCGCAAGCTGATCCTGTCCGCAAGCCGGGTGGACTACACCAAAGGCAACGAAGAACTGCTGCTGGCGTTCGAACGGCTCCTCGAGCGGCGCAGTGACCTGCATGGGGAGGTGGTGCTGATGCTCGCCTGTGTTGCCGCCGCGAGCGGCATGAAAATCTATGAGGACACCCAGAGGTCGATTGAAGAAATCGCCGGCCGAATCAATGGTCGTTTCAGTCAGATCGACTGGGTGCCCATCCGCTTCTCGACCCGACGCATCCCCTATGAGGAGATGATCGCCTGGTTCAGCCACGCGGACGTCTGCTGGATCACCCCCCTTCGGGATGGTCTCAACCTTGTCGCCAAGGAATACGCAGCGGCTCGCAAGCACCGAGGTGGGGTGCTGGTGCTGTCGGAATTCACGGGCGCCTCGGTTGTCCTTGAAGGTGCCGTCTTGACCAATCCCTATTCCAATCGGCGTATGGATGACGCCATCGAGTCAGCGCTTTCGATGTCCGAGGAGGAACAGAGGGAACGGATGGGATGGATGACCGACGCTGTCGAGCGCTACACGGTGAAGGACTGGGCGGATGAGCAGCTCGCCGGCTTCCCTCAGCCAGTGGCTCCATGA
- the rpmB gene encoding 50S ribosomal protein L28, whose amino-acid sequence MSRVCQLTGTRANNGMAVSHSHIRTKKLQQANLQQRRLWWAEAKRWVNLRVTTRALKTIQKKGLGAYAKSLGINLAKL is encoded by the coding sequence ATGTCGCGGGTGTGTCAGCTCACAGGTACACGAGCCAACAACGGCATGGCTGTGAGCCATTCCCACATACGGACCAAAAAGCTGCAGCAGGCCAACCTGCAGCAGCGACGCCTGTGGTGGGCTGAAGCCAAGCGATGGGTGAACCTCCGCGTGACCACCCGAGCCCTGAAAACAATTCAGAAGAAGGGGCTGGGCGCCTATGCCAAGTCCCTCGGAATCAACCTGGCCAAACTCTGA
- the htpG gene encoding molecular chaperone HtpG, producing MPVMDEQGQIQIHTENIFPIIKKAVYSGHEVFLRELVSNGVDAINKRRMAAMGGDCSEGDEGAIQIRIDREAKTVTISDNGIGMTADEVKRYINQVAFSSAEDFLEKYKQESDAIIGHFGLGFYSSFMVADRVELLTRSARPDSEAVRWSCDGSPNFSLTAAERDDAGTDVVLHLMEDELEYLEPTRLRTLINTYCDFMAVPVQLEGETVNKRDAPWRKSSRDLKDQDYIDLYRYLYPFQGDPLLWVHLNTDYPYNLQGILFFPRQSGRADWEKGEIKLYCNQVFVSDSIKEVVPRYLLPLRGVIDSPDIPLNVSRSALQTDRRVRSIGNFVAKKVADRLRNLKQDDPAAYADAWEALAPFVKIGAMEDEKFADQIAELILFGTTATAGEGDDPDPIGAGEKSFTTLAGYRARLSSDHSNRILYSTDDLAQASALNLWTSQGAEVLKLETVIDTQFIPWLESRHDDLKFQRVDAELDDSFQDDQTELSDQDGTTQSETLRTLLKDALANDKVTIQVQSLKADNAPPTMILLPEQMRRLNDMGALMEQRLPGLPDHHVLLVNRRHPLVEGLLKLKSGSVLVGSGETSPSEQLARDLGRHLYDMARLGVGGLEPNELAGFQTRSAELMGALMQRSV from the coding sequence ATGCCGGTGATGGACGAGCAGGGTCAGATTCAGATCCACACCGAGAACATCTTCCCGATCATCAAGAAGGCCGTCTATTCCGGTCATGAGGTGTTCCTGCGGGAACTCGTCAGCAACGGTGTTGACGCCATCAACAAGCGCCGGATGGCTGCCATGGGCGGCGACTGCAGTGAAGGCGATGAGGGAGCCATCCAGATCCGCATCGATCGGGAAGCGAAGACGGTCACGATTTCTGACAACGGCATCGGCATGACCGCCGATGAGGTGAAGCGCTACATCAATCAGGTGGCCTTCTCAAGCGCCGAAGATTTTCTCGAAAAATACAAACAGGAAAGCGACGCCATCATTGGTCACTTTGGCCTTGGTTTCTATTCCAGTTTCATGGTCGCTGATCGCGTCGAACTGCTGACGCGATCAGCCCGGCCAGACAGTGAAGCCGTGCGTTGGAGCTGCGATGGTTCCCCCAATTTCAGCCTGACCGCCGCTGAACGCGACGACGCCGGAACGGATGTTGTATTGCATCTGATGGAGGACGAACTCGAATATCTCGAGCCGACTCGACTGCGCACGTTGATCAATACCTACTGCGACTTCATGGCAGTTCCGGTGCAACTGGAAGGGGAAACAGTCAACAAACGCGATGCTCCCTGGCGGAAAAGTTCCCGAGATCTGAAGGATCAGGATTACATCGATCTCTATCGCTACCTCTACCCCTTCCAGGGAGACCCTTTGCTCTGGGTTCACCTGAATACCGATTACCCCTACAACCTTCAGGGCATCCTCTTTTTCCCCAGGCAAAGCGGTCGCGCCGACTGGGAAAAAGGTGAAATCAAGCTGTATTGCAACCAGGTGTTTGTCAGCGACTCGATCAAGGAGGTGGTTCCGCGCTACCTGCTGCCCCTGCGTGGTGTCATCGATTCCCCCGACATCCCCCTGAATGTCAGCCGCAGTGCTCTGCAGACCGATCGGCGGGTGAGGTCAATCGGCAACTTCGTCGCCAAAAAAGTGGCCGACCGCCTGCGCAACCTCAAACAGGACGACCCTGCGGCCTACGCCGATGCCTGGGAAGCTCTGGCGCCATTCGTGAAGATCGGAGCGATGGAGGATGAAAAGTTCGCTGATCAGATCGCCGAATTGATTCTGTTCGGCACCACCGCCACCGCCGGGGAGGGCGATGATCCCGATCCGATCGGCGCCGGCGAGAAGTCCTTCACAACCCTGGCTGGCTACCGGGCAAGGCTCTCGTCCGACCACAGCAATCGCATCCTGTACAGCACAGACGATCTGGCTCAGGCCAGTGCGTTGAATCTCTGGACATCACAGGGGGCAGAGGTGCTGAAGCTTGAAACGGTGATCGACACCCAGTTCATTCCCTGGCTCGAGAGTCGTCACGACGATCTCAAGTTCCAGAGGGTTGATGCCGAGCTGGACGACAGTTTCCAGGACGATCAGACCGAGTTGTCTGATCAGGACGGCACCACCCAGTCGGAAACCCTGCGCACGCTGCTGAAGGACGCTCTCGCCAATGACAAGGTGACCATCCAGGTTCAGTCCCTCAAAGCCGACAACGCCCCGCCCACGATGATTCTGCTGCCGGAGCAGATGCGTCGGCTCAACGACATGGGTGCGCTGATGGAGCAACGGTTGCCTGGCCTGCCTGACCATCACGTGCTGCTGGTGAATCGCCGCCACCCCCTGGTGGAAGGACTGCTGAAACTGAAGTCCGGTTCAGTGCTCGTGGGCAGCGGCGAGACATCGCCGAGCGAACAGCTTGCCAGAGATCTCGGCCGTCATCTTTACGACATGGCACGACTTGGGGTTGGCGGACTTGAACCCAATGAGCTGGCTGGATTCCAGACCCGCAGCGCTGAGCTGATGGGAGCCCTGATGCAGCGGTCTGTCTAG
- a CDS encoding ABC transporter substrate-binding protein, giving the protein MTLGRRLLGGLLALFLISAGFAWSQFRAPEVVSILMAAPFADATAPLVERFNQENRGRIRLSITRGPRDTESISDLAISSLLLGKPLYDALLMDVTWLPKYAEAGWLEPLDPWFGDTELNALQDGARLGNSYEGTLYRWPLVADVGMLYWRTDLMTSPPQTPEDLVRIGRALQAVDQTKYGFVWQGRQYEGLSCDFLEVLEGFGGEWLDPSSGEPRLDSNESIAAATWLESLINSGISPKAVTNFAEPESLQAFKAGDAAFMRNWPYAYAELQKSDSAVRGHVAVTTMVAENGEQPTATLGSWGLSVLSDSSHKTSAVEAIRYLTSDAAQRERFLNQGYTPTSAVLFNDPELVAVSPVLPDIARALSVAVPRPPSPLYAQLSDVVQRSLSAVLTGEQSAEQAMEAAQRNSRVILQSAGGKA; this is encoded by the coding sequence ATGACCCTGGGCCGACGTCTGCTCGGCGGCCTTCTGGCTCTGTTCCTGATCTCAGCAGGTTTTGCCTGGTCCCAGTTCCGGGCCCCGGAGGTGGTTTCAATCCTGATGGCCGCCCCGTTCGCCGATGCCACAGCACCGCTGGTGGAGCGATTCAATCAGGAGAATCGCGGCAGGATCCGGCTTTCCATCACGCGGGGCCCGAGGGACACCGAATCGATCTCCGATCTGGCGATCAGCAGCCTGCTGCTTGGCAAGCCGCTTTACGACGCCCTGTTGATGGACGTCACCTGGCTGCCGAAATATGCCGAAGCAGGCTGGCTGGAACCACTGGATCCCTGGTTTGGTGACACGGAACTCAATGCCCTCCAGGACGGTGCACGTCTCGGCAACAGCTACGAGGGAACGCTCTACCGCTGGCCGCTTGTCGCCGATGTGGGGATGCTCTACTGGCGGACCGATCTGATGACGTCACCGCCGCAAACCCCGGAGGACCTGGTTCGTATCGGTCGTGCTCTCCAGGCTGTCGATCAGACCAAGTACGGCTTTGTCTGGCAGGGGCGCCAATACGAAGGGCTCAGCTGCGATTTCCTGGAAGTGCTGGAGGGTTTCGGAGGAGAGTGGCTGGATCCTTCCAGCGGTGAACCAAGGCTCGACAGCAACGAGTCGATCGCCGCAGCAACATGGCTCGAATCGTTGATCAACAGTGGAATCAGCCCAAAGGCGGTGACGAATTTCGCTGAACCGGAAAGCCTCCAGGCCTTCAAGGCTGGTGATGCCGCCTTCATGCGCAACTGGCCCTACGCCTATGCCGAACTCCAGAAGTCCGACAGTGCGGTTCGAGGTCATGTGGCAGTGACGACGATGGTGGCAGAGAACGGCGAACAGCCGACTGCAACCCTCGGCAGTTGGGGCCTGTCGGTGCTCAGTGACTCCTCCCACAAGACATCCGCCGTGGAGGCGATCCGCTATCTCACCTCCGACGCCGCCCAGCGGGAGCGCTTCCTCAACCAGGGCTACACGCCAACGTCAGCCGTGTTGTTCAACGACCCTGAACTGGTGGCTGTCTCGCCGGTGCTGCCGGACATCGCTCGCGCCCTCTCAGTGGCCGTCCCTCGACCTCCGTCTCCGCTTTACGCCCAGCTCAGCGATGTGGTGCAGAGATCCCTCAGTGCTGTGCTGACCGGGGAACAATCC
- a CDS encoding peroxiredoxin — protein MRRRDLLNRAALLLAALTIQPGKTRALGGVVLNSGEAVPDFVLPGSSQSEPDRNEWSLTGFKGRWLALYFYPRDFTGGCTLEARGFEALHDEYQAANAEIVGISADSVDDHESFCASEDLSFPLLSDPDGTVSKAYGSWMAPYSLRHTFLIDPDGVLRERWVAVRPTGHAREVLDSLVNLQNKTAV, from the coding sequence ATGCGCAGACGCGACCTGTTGAACCGCGCTGCATTGTTGCTGGCCGCGCTCACCATCCAGCCCGGGAAAACTCGGGCTCTGGGTGGCGTGGTTCTGAACAGTGGAGAAGCCGTTCCTGATTTTGTCCTTCCAGGCTCAAGTCAGTCTGAGCCGGACCGAAACGAGTGGTCCCTGACCGGTTTCAAGGGACGCTGGCTCGCGTTGTACTTCTATCCCAGAGATTTCACAGGCGGTTGCACCCTGGAAGCTCGCGGCTTCGAGGCCCTGCATGATGAGTACCAGGCTGCCAATGCTGAGATCGTCGGCATCAGTGCCGACAGCGTGGATGATCACGAGTCCTTCTGTGCCAGTGAAGACCTCAGCTTCCCGCTGCTCTCCGATCCCGATGGAACCGTCAGCAAAGCGTATGGATCCTGGATGGCTCCCTATTCGCTTCGCCACACGTTTCTGATCGACCCCGACGGTGTTTTAAGAGAGCGCTGGGTCGCGGTTCGACCGACCGGTCACGCCAGGGAAGTTCTGGATTCGCTGGTGAATCTCCAGAACAAGACGGCTGTTTGA
- a CDS encoding 2Fe-2S iron-sulfur cluster-binding protein produces MRPRHRITVHWRQENRSITHEVPEGDYILRSFELQGDPLPFSCRNGCCTSCAVRVLSGSLDQREAMGLSKELRAQGYGLLCVARATGPLEAETQDEDEVYDLQFGRHFGRGTVQREIPLEELETWKD; encoded by the coding sequence ATGCGACCCAGGCACAGGATCACTGTTCACTGGCGCCAGGAAAATCGCTCCATCACCCATGAGGTTCCTGAAGGGGACTACATCCTGCGCAGTTTCGAACTTCAAGGCGATCCCTTGCCCTTCTCCTGTCGCAACGGTTGCTGCACCAGCTGCGCCGTTCGGGTCCTGTCGGGCTCCCTTGATCAACGCGAAGCGATGGGCTTATCAAAGGAGTTGCGGGCCCAGGGTTACGGCTTGCTCTGTGTTGCCAGGGCAACGGGCCCCCTAGAAGCAGAAACCCAGGACGAAGATGAGGTCTACGACCTGCAGTTCGGCCGTCATTTCGGCAGGGGGACGGTTCAGCGGGAGATCCCCCTTGAGGAACTGGAAACCTGGAAGGATTGA
- a CDS encoding ferredoxin family protein: MPHTIVTDVCEGVADCVDACPVACIDQGNGKNSKGTDFYWINFNTCIDCGICLQVCPVDGAILAEERPDLQKAG, from the coding sequence ATGCCCCACACCATTGTCACGGATGTGTGCGAAGGAGTGGCTGATTGCGTTGATGCCTGTCCCGTGGCCTGTATCGATCAAGGCAACGGCAAGAACAGCAAGGGGACGGACTTCTACTGGATCAACTTTAATACCTGCATCGACTGTGGAATCTGCCTGCAGGTCTGCCCGGTGGATGGGGCGATCCTGGCGGAGGAACGACCCGACCTTCAGAAGGCGGGCTGA
- a CDS encoding ATP phosphoribosyltransferase regulatory subunit, whose amino-acid sequence MALQPAAGARDLNPLQVEGNRVLSERLAAVYRLWGYDEVSPPRVERLDTLMAGDAIAINDVVRLVADDPLGLRPEMTASIARAACTRLASRSRPLRLWASGTVFQSRAADEGGQFIEENLHSGVELFGVKGIEAEMELLSLLIAAVKTLDLPDVQRPQLLFGHTALMDLVLKPYEGDRRNAIRSALVRFDRLAIEAMDLQLDQREMLLLLLDSRGEPQQQLQHLSNLFGHQPVFQELMRLSQLLEPAAGALGLGLQLDTTFQPAFQLYTGLVFQLVCQGKASPVVIARGGRYDDLVYRCGARGEHAAGVGFSFAIDPIRELLGETPRHAQRDAIVLVAFSPESSLESALRHQSQWHQKGCRAFVELAPVANRQAAEEMATVRRADQLDWIDS is encoded by the coding sequence ATGGCGCTGCAACCCGCCGCCGGCGCACGGGATCTCAATCCTCTTCAGGTCGAAGGCAATCGCGTGCTCAGCGAGAGGCTTGCGGCGGTGTATCGCCTCTGGGGGTACGACGAAGTCTCCCCGCCTCGGGTTGAACGCCTCGACACGCTGATGGCTGGTGATGCCATTGCCATCAACGATGTCGTCAGACTCGTTGCGGATGATCCGCTGGGCCTGCGGCCGGAGATGACCGCCTCAATCGCAAGGGCAGCTTGCACGCGCCTGGCCTCACGCTCGCGCCCCCTGCGTTTGTGGGCCTCCGGAACCGTGTTCCAGAGTCGCGCCGCTGATGAAGGTGGTCAGTTCATTGAAGAAAACCTCCACAGCGGCGTGGAGCTCTTCGGCGTGAAAGGCATTGAAGCCGAGATGGAACTGCTCTCGCTGCTCATCGCCGCAGTGAAGACCCTGGATCTGCCGGACGTTCAACGGCCGCAGCTGCTGTTCGGGCACACCGCCCTGATGGATCTGGTCCTGAAGCCCTACGAGGGTGACAGGCGAAACGCCATCCGATCAGCACTGGTGCGTTTCGACCGTCTCGCCATCGAGGCCATGGATCTCCAGCTAGACCAACGCGAGATGCTGCTGCTCCTGCTCGACAGCCGCGGTGAACCTCAGCAGCAGCTGCAGCATCTGAGCAACCTGTTCGGACATCAGCCCGTGTTTCAGGAGTTGATGAGGCTCAGCCAGTTGCTGGAACCAGCGGCGGGCGCTCTGGGATTGGGGTTGCAGCTGGACACCACCTTTCAACCTGCGTTCCAGCTCTACACAGGTTTGGTGTTTCAGCTGGTCTGTCAGGGCAAAGCATCCCCGGTCGTGATCGCCCGTGGTGGGCGGTATGACGACCTGGTTTATCGCTGCGGTGCCAGAGGCGAACACGCGGCCGGGGTCGGCTTCAGCTTTGCCATCGACCCCATTCGGGAGCTTCTCGGCGAGACCCCCAGACATGCGCAGCGCGACGCCATCGTTTTGGTGGCTTTTTCGCCCGAAAGCTCACTGGAATCGGCTCTCCGGCATCAGAGTCAATGGCACCAGAAGGGGTGTCGCGCCTTCGTTGAACTCGCCCCCGTCGCCAATCGCCAGGCGGCAGAGGAGATGGCCACGGTGCGCCGGGCCGATCAGCTGGACTGGATCGATTCCTAA